Proteins encoded by one window of Cylindrospermum stagnale PCC 7417:
- the corA gene encoding magnesium/cobalt transporter CorA, whose protein sequence is MVRKLRRLPKVLTKSFRKEYYQQPGTLPGTIIIDEDAEYPTIFLIDYNQTNFIRQQIATPEECVNYLDTESISWVDVQGLGNRDILQSLGNVFDLHPLVLEDVVNMAERPKIEDFDDQLLIIARMVVPKEKTCGFYSEQVSLVLGKNYLLTVQEEPEHDCFEAVRVRIEKGKGIIRKQGTDYLAYALLDAIIDGFFPVLELYGERIEELEEEVIVKPTPQTLQQIYQIRRELLQLRRAIWPQRDAINSLIRDSGELISDEVRIYLRDCYDHVVQVMDMVETYRELASGLMDVYLSAVSNKMNEIMKVLTVVSSIFIPLTFVAGIYGMNFNTEKSPYNMPELNWYWGYPICLALMGVIALGLLFFFWRRGWLSNSVTVKRD, encoded by the coding sequence ATGGTACGAAAACTTCGCCGTCTTCCCAAAGTTTTAACTAAGTCATTTAGAAAAGAATACTATCAGCAACCAGGAACCCTACCAGGAACAATTATCATTGATGAAGATGCCGAATATCCAACGATTTTTTTGATTGACTATAACCAAACTAACTTTATCCGTCAACAAATAGCAACCCCTGAGGAATGCGTCAACTATCTAGATACAGAATCTATTTCTTGGGTAGATGTACAGGGTTTAGGAAATAGAGATATTTTACAAAGTTTGGGTAACGTTTTTGATTTACATCCTCTAGTTTTAGAAGACGTGGTCAATATGGCAGAACGTCCAAAAATAGAGGATTTTGACGACCAATTATTGATCATTGCCCGCATGGTAGTGCCCAAGGAAAAAACTTGTGGTTTTTATAGTGAGCAAGTGAGTTTAGTATTGGGAAAAAATTATTTGCTCACAGTACAAGAGGAACCAGAGCATGATTGCTTTGAAGCAGTAAGAGTGCGAATTGAAAAAGGTAAAGGCATCATCCGCAAGCAAGGAACCGATTATTTAGCTTATGCTCTGTTAGATGCAATCATTGATGGCTTTTTCCCAGTGCTGGAGCTTTATGGGGAGCGCATAGAAGAGTTAGAGGAAGAAGTAATAGTTAAACCCACCCCACAAACACTACAACAAATATATCAAATTAGGCGAGAATTACTGCAACTGCGTCGTGCTATCTGGCCCCAACGGGATGCGATTAATTCCTTGATTCGAGATAGCGGTGAACTTATTAGTGATGAGGTGCGAATTTATCTGCGAGACTGCTACGACCATGTGGTGCAAGTGATGGACATGGTGGAAACTTACCGCGAACTGGCATCTGGACTAATGGATGTCTATCTTTCAGCGGTGAGTAATAAAATGAATGAAATTATGAAGGTGCTGACGGTGGTTTCATCAATCTTTATTCCCTTAACTTTTGTTGCTGGAATATATGGGATGAATTTCAATACCGAAAAATCACCATATAATATGCCTGAATTGAATTGGTATTGGGGCTACCCGATTTGCTTGGCTCTTATGGGGGTAATCGCCCTGGGACTGTTATTCTTTTTTTGGCGACGGGGGTGGCTATCAAATTCGGTAACTGTTAAGCGTGATTAA